In Takifugu flavidus isolate HTHZ2018 chromosome 5, ASM371156v2, whole genome shotgun sequence, the following proteins share a genomic window:
- the LOC130526376 gene encoding protein shortage in chiasmata 1 ortholog isoform X2, with protein sequence MSGNGSSFPAHIFAANHFKALDYAFEKTTRVQVIMDLMSLPAPYSTGTSNLYPHDGKLPEDTYRTPWIRGNVTSSCKLLVSGSVLEDLGDRIQGNSPERFDASLSGDAEVTPSSNSGLLKDLDQKEYVCLVKGSQFDSCQESFLRWTPEQIKPNNDNEEFLLPKDLMIVDYLPQFKRHLPTLRLKLSRLQTLPVSDPLLRSTDGTLDSAFRNLESYEHLPDVKISYTQMCRHIQEKFGKESPAAEESLLLPTMLDTVDLSQAYYTSFSSIRGLLTVVPEQLDGQPPVLDVLNEDVTASVEISQYETQEESVKWNIHLSEMAGHAMLPTELELDLTLSPETRLTQISLSTCKLQMEELSQCCRPTLLSAKTQTEMEAGLWNAEKHLCPVVGFLLAEPHVCKSDVCLQSMSEVFQALKMERQSLTCAGEDMQVFLCNTCEFTEKMGSEVPTATHRRVEDFEKLPLEDFEVTEKIYLKKQESASFRAEAAPDETHLQGETFTNTSPNPPANPSKSSENQIFPKLPAKTKVMDISAPETNTRGKGGTKWREYSLGQVASPRLDIRDDHRGVLVNRYLPEETLDHLSTFMMLRAEQAVPVEPVQKTVNIPAFASQPNQRTPDLQPSLRQTHKSGDGLKYTTGAVSESVTREQNSVCHSTGEVSSQHVQSVIQYSRDVQATDSQKRAYWELLEFAEPLLKSARQLGLDLPVRGDFSCLDPDQTHFLLKQQENVFCRAHAQSEALVTDQEALFNLAALIHALVMFKELLLNCTLSAALEYLTQAAEACAQQHLQQLLKRLQIILLLSNKNPETNFKLLELQHQLSTWLHSRKGQDATARVIVLISVDCDNSRSRIITSLSQVTGGAVTAVSPGEGKKKLNGASLVSCMQDTVCAVACEQHIGPDFPWNRFSLVVEYDRPGQSPWAAICKEKGISHFTFNTVLSDSEEEKILWCLEDNVPYVLFVTEGLLSCPHLLQTLESGFNITVVERRHCPTLQMLGGTHRYAVLTVDESSCIVIQEEDELCQQRASEVMVMRLSALSLQYSCCWLILNCPDSQGGGLSTPAFSNLALVYSSLEQFSNRNLEDLNVKVLIAWGVTDIARWISRICFFTLMSTEKDPLDFLDRDWLSVIPSEVLCPDIHVVEIIFSVHYESVPPLFIFQDEKRLLTFPCINPLVGQLMLKRAPTFRWLLGASLSQLQELLPEVPQKVLKLFSDTTSMFTSPCSEPAQPQMYGTEENIQHSSWTDSCGPELKDLSTEPEAVIVPHSEQLCTDQSSHFFFGDDNTDFRLDLSSFFVGPDDPLQRDWTSSDPWQEENRRRGGDSKKLTGWKGRAGTLGGVVQRVQAKPESPARLDSTFSCSPVVQQSVNRYMSVYSAAHFSDSQNICSILHPPPDFLLWSPSRNCSTSSFASTKYGTKCCLGQERKRSGEAAVSTPRKRGRLSYERVPGRSDGQTRLKLF encoded by the exons AT GTCTGGAAACGGCAGCAGTTTTCCTGCTCACATTTTTGCTGCTAACCATTTTAAAGCCCTCGACTATGCGTTTGAG AAAACCACCCGTGTGCAAGTTATTATGGATCTGATGTCACTGCCAGCACCTTATTCCACTGGTACCAGTAACCTCTACCCTCATGATGGTAAACTGCCTGAggacacctacagaacacccTGGATAAGAG GAAACGTGACCTCCAGCTGCAAACTCTTGGTCAGTGGTTCTGTCCTGGAAGATCTGGGAGACAGAATTCAAGGGAACTCACCGGAGAG ATTTGACGCAAGTCTGAGTGGAGATGCCGAGGTGACACCCAGCTCTAATTCCGGGTTGCTGAAGGATCTGGATCAGAAGGAATACGTTTGTCTTGTAAAAGGGTCACAGTTCGACTCGTGTCAGGAATCATTCCTCAGGTGGACGCCTGAGCAGATAAAACCCAACAATGACAACGAGG AATTCCTCCTGCCCAAAGATCTTATGATTGTGGATTACCTGCCACAATTTAAGAGACACCTACCCACCCTACGACTGAAGCTGTCTAGGCTGCAAACCCTTCCTGTGTCCGACCCTCTGCTGAGATCAACAGACGGCACTTTAGACTCTGCATTCAG GAACCTTGAGTCTTATGAACATCTCCCAGACGTGAAAATCAGTTACACTCAGATGTGCAGACACATTCAAGAAAAGTTTGGTAAAGAGTCTCCGGCGGCTGAAGAG tctctgctgctgccaacAATGTTGGACACAGTGGATCTGAGCCAGGCCTACTACACCTCATTTTCCAGCATCCGTGGTCTGTTGACAGTTGTTCCTGAGCAGCTGGACGGACAGCCTCCTGTCCTTGATGTACTTAATGAAG ATGTGACAGCCTCAGTGGAAATCTCTCAGTATGAAACCCAAGAGGAGTCTGTCAAGTGGAATATCCACCTGTCGGAGATGGCTG GACATGCAATGCTTCCAACTGAACTAGAACTGGACTTGACTTTGAGTCCTGAAACCAGACTAACTCAAATCAGTCTGTCCACATGTAAACTTCAGATGGAGGAGCTGTCCCAGTGCTGCAGACC AACTTTACTGTCGGCAAAGACTCAGACAGAGATGGAAGCAGGACTTTGGAACGCAGAGAAACATCTATGTCCTGTGGTGGGCTTTCTGTTAGCAG AACCACACGTGTGTAAATCAGATGTATGCCTCCAGTCCATGTCTGAAGTATTTCAAGCCTTAAAGATGGAGAGGCAAAGTCTTACCTGTGCCGGTGAAGACATGCAGGTATTTCTGTGCAACACTTGTGAGTTCACAGAGAAAATGGGTTCTGAGGTTCCCACTGCCACGCATAGAAGGGTGGAAGACTTCGAGAAACTGCCACTTGAAGACTTTGAGG TCACAGAAAAGATATATCTGAAGAAACAGGAAAGTGCTTCTTTCCGTGCAGAAGCGGCTCCAGATGAGACGCATCTTCAAGGAGAAACATTCACAAATACGTCCCCAAATCCGCCTGCCAACCCATCTAAATCATCTGAAAACCAAATATTCCCAAAACTTCCTGCTAAGACCAAAGTTATGGACATATCTGCTCCTGAGACTAACACAAGAGGTAAAGGTGGTACCAAATGGAGAGAATACAGTTTAGGGCAGGTGGCATCCCCCAGACTAGACATCAGAGACGATCACAGAGGTGTGCTAGTGAACAGATATCTTCCTGAGGAGACCCTGGACCATTTGTCCACCTTCATGatgctgagagcagaacagGCAGTTCCTGTTGAACCAGTACAGAAAACTGTCAACATTCCAGCTTTTG CATCACAGCCGAACCAAAGGACACCTGATCTGCAGCCGTCGCTTAGACAGACGCACAAATCAGGCGACGGGCTGAAATATACGACGGGTGCCGTTTCAGAAAGTGTTACCAGAGAGCAGAACTCAGTTTGTCACTCAACAGGAGAAGTCAGCAGTCAACATGTCCAGTCTGTCATCCAGTACAGCAGGGATGTCCAGGCCACAG ACAGCCAGAAACGTGCCTACTGGGAGCTGCTTGAGTTTGCTGAGCCCCTTCTGAAGTCTGCCAGACAGCTGGGGCTCGACTTGCCAGTAAGGGGAGACTTCAGCTGCCTGGACCCTGATCAAACGCATTTcctcctgaagcagcaggagaatgTGTTCTGCAGGGCACACGCACAGAGCGAGGCGCTGGTCACAG ATCAGGAAGCGCTTTTCAACCTGGCAGCTCTCATTCATGCATTGGTGATGtttaaagagctgctgctgaactgcACCCTCAGTGCTGCACTGG AGTACCTGACCCAGGCAGCTGAGGCATGtgcacagcagcatctgcaACAGCTGTtgaagaggctgcagatcaTCCTCTTGCTCAGTAACAAGAACCCAGAGACGAACTTCaaactgctggagctgcagcaccagctgtctaCGTGGCTGCACAGCAGGAAAGGACAGGATGCCACAGCCAGA GTTATTGTCTTAATATCAGTTGACTGTGACAACAGTAGGTCTAGAATTATTACCAGCCTGAGTCAGGTTACTG GTGGCGCTGTGACTGCAGTGTCTCCTGGGGAAGGCAAGAAGAAATTGAACGGTGCCAGTTTAGTTAGCTG TATGCAGGACACTGTGTGTGCGGTAGCGTGTGAGCAGCACATAGGTCCAGATTTTCCCTGGAACCGTTTTTCTCTAGTGGTGGAGTACGACCGCCCAGGCCAGTCACCGTGGGCCGCAATCTGCAAGGAGAAGGGCATCAGTCACTTTACGTTTAACACAGTCCTCTCCGACTCTG aggaagaaaaaatcCTGTGGTGTCTGGAGGACAACGTGCCTTATGTGTTGTTTGTGACAGAAGGGCTTCTCAGCTGCCCACATTTGCTACAAACACTGGAGTCAGG ATTTAATATAACGGTGGTTGAGAGGAGGCACTGCCCGACCCTGCAGATGCTGGGAGGAACCCACCGCTATGCTGTACTCACAGTTGATGAAAGCTCTTGTATCGTCATCCAG gaggaggatgagctgTGTCAGCAGCGAGCCAGtgaggtgatggtgatgaggctGAGCGCTCTCTCTTTGCAATATAGCTGCTGCTGGCTCATCCTGAACTGTCCAGACAGCCAGGGAGGAGG ACTCTCCACTCCAGCTTTCAGTAACTTGGCGTTAGTTTATTCTTCCCTGGAACAGTTCAGTAACCGGAACTTGGAGGATCTAAATGTGAAA GTTTTGATTGCGTGGGGGGTGACAGACATAGCCAGATGGATCAGCCGGATCTGCTTTTTCACTCTGATGTCCACTGAGAAGGATCCTCTTGACTTCCTAGACAGGGACTGGCTGAGTGTGATTCCCTCAGAGGTGCTTTGTCCAGACATTCATGTGGTTGAGATAATCTTTTCGGTTCACTATGAATCAGTGCCACCCTTGTTTATTTTCCAGGACGAAAAACGTTTATTGACTTTTCCTTGTATTAACCCACTGGTCGGGCAACTGATGCTAAAGAGAGCGCCGACGTTCCGTTGGCTCCTCGGGGCATCTCTttcccagctgcaggagctgctcccTGAGGTTCCACAGAAGGTTCTCAAG CTTTTCAGTGACACCACCTCAATGTTCACCTCACCATGTTCAGAACCAGCCCAGCCTCAGATGTACGGTACTGAAGAAAACATTCAACACAGTTCCTGGACCGACAGTTGTGGCCCCGAGCTCAAAGACCTTTCAACAGAACCAGAAGCTGTCATCGTTCCTCATTCAGAACAGCTTTGCACTGACCAGAGCTCCCATTTCTTCTTTGGAGACGACAACACAGACTTCAGACTCGACCTGAGTTCTTTCTTTGTTGGCCCGGACGATCCCCTACAGAGGGACTGGACCAGCAGTGATCCGTGGCAAGAGGAGAACAGGCGCAGGGGTGGCGACAGCAAGAAGCTGACTGGATGGAAGGGCAGAGCTGGAACTTTGGGAGGAGTTGTTCAGAGGGTTCAAGCAAAGCCTGAAAGTCCAGCCAGGCTGGATTCTACATTCAGCTGCAGCCCCGTTGTGCAGCAGTCAGTCAACCGTTACATGTCTGTCTACTCTGCAGCCCACTTTTCAGATAGCCAGAACATTTGCTCCattctgcatcctcctccagacTTCCTGTTGTGGAGTCCCAGCAGAAattgcagcaccagcagctttGCTTCTACTAAATACGGCACCAAATGCTGCTtaggacaggagaggaagaggagcggtgAGGCTGCAG TGTCAACGccgaggaaaagggggagattAAGCTACGAGCGCGTCCCAGGAAGAAGTGATGGACAAACAAGGCTCAAGTTATTTTAG
- the LOC130526376 gene encoding protein shortage in chiasmata 1 ortholog isoform X4 translates to MSGNGSSFPAHIFAANHFKALDYAFEKTTRVQVIMDLMSLPAPYSTGTSNLYPHDGKLPEDTYRTPWIRGNVTSSCKLLVSGSVLEDLGDRIQGNSPERFDASLSGDAEVTPSSNSGLLKDLDQKEYVCLVKGSQFDSCQESFLRWTPEQIKPNNDNEEFLLPKDLMIVDYLPQFKRHLPTLRLKLSRLQTLPVSDPLLRSTDGTLDSAFRNLESYEHLPDVKISYTQMCRHIQEKFGKESPAAEESLLLPTMLDTVDLSQAYYTSFSSIRGLLTVVPEQLDGQPPVLDVLNEDVTASVEISQYETQEESVKWNIHLSEMAGHAMLPTELELDLTLSPETRLTQISLSTCKLQMEELSQCCRPTLLSAKTQTEMEAGLWNAEKHLCPVVGFLLAEPHVCKSDVCLQSMSEVFQALKMERQSLTCAGEDMQVFLCNTCEFTEKMGSEVPTATHRRVEDFEKLPLEDFEVTEKIYLKKQESASFRAEAAPDETHLQGETFTNTSPNPPANPSKSSENQIFPKLPAKTKVMDISAPETNTRGKGGTKWREYSLGQVASPRLDIRDDHRGVLVNRYLPEETLDHLSTFMMLRAEQAVPVEPVQKTVNIPAFGRFSSQPNQRTPDLQPSLRQTHKSGDGLKYTTGAVSESVTREQNSVCHSTGEVSSQHVQSVIQYSRDVQATDSQKRAYWELLEFAEPLLKSARQLGLDLPVRGDFSCLDPDQTHFLLKQQENVFCRAHAQSEALVTDQEALFNLAALIHALVMFKELLLNCTLSAALEYLTQAAEACAQQHLQQLLKRLQIILLLSNKNPETNFKLLELQHQLSTWLHSRKGQDATARVIVLISVDCDNSRSRIITSLSQVTGGAVTAVSPGEGKKKLNGASLVSCMQDTVCAVACEQHIGPDFPWNRFSLVVEYDRPGQSPWAAICKEKGISHFTFNTVLSDSEEEKILWCLEDNVPYVLFVTEGLLSCPHLLQTLESGFNITVVERRHCPTLQMLGGTHRYAVLTVDESSCIVIQEEDELCQQRASEVMVMRLSALSLQYSCCWLILNCPDSQGGGLSTPAFSNLALVYSSLEQFSNRNLEDLNVKVLIAWGVTDIARWISRICFFTLMSTEKDPLDFLDRDWLSVIPSEDEKRLLTFPCINPLVGQLMLKRAPTFRWLLGASLSQLQELLPEVPQKVLKLFSDTTSMFTSPCSEPAQPQMYGTEENIQHSSWTDSCGPELKDLSTEPEAVIVPHSEQLCTDQSSHFFFGDDNTDFRLDLSSFFVGPDDPLQRDWTSSDPWQEENRRRGGDSKKLTGWKGRAGTLGGVVQRVQAKPESPARLDSTFSCSPVVQQSVNRYMSVYSAAHFSDSQNICSILHPPPDFLLWSPSRNCSTSSFASTKYGTKCCLGQERKRSGEAAVSTPRKRGRLSYERVPGRSDGQTRLKLF, encoded by the exons AT GTCTGGAAACGGCAGCAGTTTTCCTGCTCACATTTTTGCTGCTAACCATTTTAAAGCCCTCGACTATGCGTTTGAG AAAACCACCCGTGTGCAAGTTATTATGGATCTGATGTCACTGCCAGCACCTTATTCCACTGGTACCAGTAACCTCTACCCTCATGATGGTAAACTGCCTGAggacacctacagaacacccTGGATAAGAG GAAACGTGACCTCCAGCTGCAAACTCTTGGTCAGTGGTTCTGTCCTGGAAGATCTGGGAGACAGAATTCAAGGGAACTCACCGGAGAG ATTTGACGCAAGTCTGAGTGGAGATGCCGAGGTGACACCCAGCTCTAATTCCGGGTTGCTGAAGGATCTGGATCAGAAGGAATACGTTTGTCTTGTAAAAGGGTCACAGTTCGACTCGTGTCAGGAATCATTCCTCAGGTGGACGCCTGAGCAGATAAAACCCAACAATGACAACGAGG AATTCCTCCTGCCCAAAGATCTTATGATTGTGGATTACCTGCCACAATTTAAGAGACACCTACCCACCCTACGACTGAAGCTGTCTAGGCTGCAAACCCTTCCTGTGTCCGACCCTCTGCTGAGATCAACAGACGGCACTTTAGACTCTGCATTCAG GAACCTTGAGTCTTATGAACATCTCCCAGACGTGAAAATCAGTTACACTCAGATGTGCAGACACATTCAAGAAAAGTTTGGTAAAGAGTCTCCGGCGGCTGAAGAG tctctgctgctgccaacAATGTTGGACACAGTGGATCTGAGCCAGGCCTACTACACCTCATTTTCCAGCATCCGTGGTCTGTTGACAGTTGTTCCTGAGCAGCTGGACGGACAGCCTCCTGTCCTTGATGTACTTAATGAAG ATGTGACAGCCTCAGTGGAAATCTCTCAGTATGAAACCCAAGAGGAGTCTGTCAAGTGGAATATCCACCTGTCGGAGATGGCTG GACATGCAATGCTTCCAACTGAACTAGAACTGGACTTGACTTTGAGTCCTGAAACCAGACTAACTCAAATCAGTCTGTCCACATGTAAACTTCAGATGGAGGAGCTGTCCCAGTGCTGCAGACC AACTTTACTGTCGGCAAAGACTCAGACAGAGATGGAAGCAGGACTTTGGAACGCAGAGAAACATCTATGTCCTGTGGTGGGCTTTCTGTTAGCAG AACCACACGTGTGTAAATCAGATGTATGCCTCCAGTCCATGTCTGAAGTATTTCAAGCCTTAAAGATGGAGAGGCAAAGTCTTACCTGTGCCGGTGAAGACATGCAGGTATTTCTGTGCAACACTTGTGAGTTCACAGAGAAAATGGGTTCTGAGGTTCCCACTGCCACGCATAGAAGGGTGGAAGACTTCGAGAAACTGCCACTTGAAGACTTTGAGG TCACAGAAAAGATATATCTGAAGAAACAGGAAAGTGCTTCTTTCCGTGCAGAAGCGGCTCCAGATGAGACGCATCTTCAAGGAGAAACATTCACAAATACGTCCCCAAATCCGCCTGCCAACCCATCTAAATCATCTGAAAACCAAATATTCCCAAAACTTCCTGCTAAGACCAAAGTTATGGACATATCTGCTCCTGAGACTAACACAAGAGGTAAAGGTGGTACCAAATGGAGAGAATACAGTTTAGGGCAGGTGGCATCCCCCAGACTAGACATCAGAGACGATCACAGAGGTGTGCTAGTGAACAGATATCTTCCTGAGGAGACCCTGGACCATTTGTCCACCTTCATGatgctgagagcagaacagGCAGTTCCTGTTGAACCAGTACAGAAAACTGTCAACATTCCAGCTTTTGGTAGATTCT CATCACAGCCGAACCAAAGGACACCTGATCTGCAGCCGTCGCTTAGACAGACGCACAAATCAGGCGACGGGCTGAAATATACGACGGGTGCCGTTTCAGAAAGTGTTACCAGAGAGCAGAACTCAGTTTGTCACTCAACAGGAGAAGTCAGCAGTCAACATGTCCAGTCTGTCATCCAGTACAGCAGGGATGTCCAGGCCACAG ACAGCCAGAAACGTGCCTACTGGGAGCTGCTTGAGTTTGCTGAGCCCCTTCTGAAGTCTGCCAGACAGCTGGGGCTCGACTTGCCAGTAAGGGGAGACTTCAGCTGCCTGGACCCTGATCAAACGCATTTcctcctgaagcagcaggagaatgTGTTCTGCAGGGCACACGCACAGAGCGAGGCGCTGGTCACAG ATCAGGAAGCGCTTTTCAACCTGGCAGCTCTCATTCATGCATTGGTGATGtttaaagagctgctgctgaactgcACCCTCAGTGCTGCACTGG AGTACCTGACCCAGGCAGCTGAGGCATGtgcacagcagcatctgcaACAGCTGTtgaagaggctgcagatcaTCCTCTTGCTCAGTAACAAGAACCCAGAGACGAACTTCaaactgctggagctgcagcaccagctgtctaCGTGGCTGCACAGCAGGAAAGGACAGGATGCCACAGCCAGA GTTATTGTCTTAATATCAGTTGACTGTGACAACAGTAGGTCTAGAATTATTACCAGCCTGAGTCAGGTTACTG GTGGCGCTGTGACTGCAGTGTCTCCTGGGGAAGGCAAGAAGAAATTGAACGGTGCCAGTTTAGTTAGCTG TATGCAGGACACTGTGTGTGCGGTAGCGTGTGAGCAGCACATAGGTCCAGATTTTCCCTGGAACCGTTTTTCTCTAGTGGTGGAGTACGACCGCCCAGGCCAGTCACCGTGGGCCGCAATCTGCAAGGAGAAGGGCATCAGTCACTTTACGTTTAACACAGTCCTCTCCGACTCTG aggaagaaaaaatcCTGTGGTGTCTGGAGGACAACGTGCCTTATGTGTTGTTTGTGACAGAAGGGCTTCTCAGCTGCCCACATTTGCTACAAACACTGGAGTCAGG ATTTAATATAACGGTGGTTGAGAGGAGGCACTGCCCGACCCTGCAGATGCTGGGAGGAACCCACCGCTATGCTGTACTCACAGTTGATGAAAGCTCTTGTATCGTCATCCAG gaggaggatgagctgTGTCAGCAGCGAGCCAGtgaggtgatggtgatgaggctGAGCGCTCTCTCTTTGCAATATAGCTGCTGCTGGCTCATCCTGAACTGTCCAGACAGCCAGGGAGGAGG ACTCTCCACTCCAGCTTTCAGTAACTTGGCGTTAGTTTATTCTTCCCTGGAACAGTTCAGTAACCGGAACTTGGAGGATCTAAATGTGAAA GTTTTGATTGCGTGGGGGGTGACAGACATAGCCAGATGGATCAGCCGGATCTGCTTTTTCACTCTGATGTCCACTGAGAAGGATCCTCTTGACTTCCTAGACAGGGACTGGCTGAGTGTGATTCCCTCAGAG GACGAAAAACGTTTATTGACTTTTCCTTGTATTAACCCACTGGTCGGGCAACTGATGCTAAAGAGAGCGCCGACGTTCCGTTGGCTCCTCGGGGCATCTCTttcccagctgcaggagctgctcccTGAGGTTCCACAGAAGGTTCTCAAG CTTTTCAGTGACACCACCTCAATGTTCACCTCACCATGTTCAGAACCAGCCCAGCCTCAGATGTACGGTACTGAAGAAAACATTCAACACAGTTCCTGGACCGACAGTTGTGGCCCCGAGCTCAAAGACCTTTCAACAGAACCAGAAGCTGTCATCGTTCCTCATTCAGAACAGCTTTGCACTGACCAGAGCTCCCATTTCTTCTTTGGAGACGACAACACAGACTTCAGACTCGACCTGAGTTCTTTCTTTGTTGGCCCGGACGATCCCCTACAGAGGGACTGGACCAGCAGTGATCCGTGGCAAGAGGAGAACAGGCGCAGGGGTGGCGACAGCAAGAAGCTGACTGGATGGAAGGGCAGAGCTGGAACTTTGGGAGGAGTTGTTCAGAGGGTTCAAGCAAAGCCTGAAAGTCCAGCCAGGCTGGATTCTACATTCAGCTGCAGCCCCGTTGTGCAGCAGTCAGTCAACCGTTACATGTCTGTCTACTCTGCAGCCCACTTTTCAGATAGCCAGAACATTTGCTCCattctgcatcctcctccagacTTCCTGTTGTGGAGTCCCAGCAGAAattgcagcaccagcagctttGCTTCTACTAAATACGGCACCAAATGCTGCTtaggacaggagaggaagaggagcggtgAGGCTGCAG TGTCAACGccgaggaaaagggggagattAAGCTACGAGCGCGTCCCAGGAAGAAGTGATGGACAAACAAGGCTCAAGTTATTTTAG